One window of Neptuniibacter halophilus genomic DNA carries:
- the glnA gene encoding glutamate--ammonia ligase, giving the protein MSEKTLNLIKESNAKWVDLRFTDSHGKEQHVTIPVSDMGDDFFEEGKMFDGSSIAGWKGINESDMILMPDDSATLLDPFAEATTVIVRCDIVEPATGQGYERDPRSVAKRAEEYLKSTGIADTAMFGPEPEFFVFDEVQWHADISGCGYTIASEEASWASSHKIEGGNTGHRPRVKGGYFPVPPIDSLHDLRGAMCDAMEAMDLVVEVHHHEVATAGQCEIGVGPNTLTAKADEVQVLKYCVHNVAHAYGKTATFMPKPLVGDNGSGMHVHMSLSKDGVNLFSGDAYAGMSETALYYIGGIIKHAKALNALTNSSTNAYKRLVPGFEAPVMLAYSARNRSASIRIPYVTNPKARRVETRFPDPSANPYLCFAALMMAGLDGIQNKIHPGDAADKDLYDLPAEEAAEIPTVAGSLEEALDALEADRDFLTKGGVFTDDMLDAFIGLKREEVAKVNMTTHPVEFDLYYSV; this is encoded by the coding sequence ATGTCAGAGAAGACTCTGAATCTGATCAAAGAAAGCAACGCTAAATGGGTTGACCTGCGTTTCACCGATTCTCACGGTAAAGAGCAGCACGTAACGATCCCTGTTTCTGACATGGGCGATGACTTCTTTGAAGAAGGCAAAATGTTCGATGGTTCTTCTATCGCTGGTTGGAAAGGTATCAACGAGTCTGACATGATTCTGATGCCTGACGACAGTGCTACTCTGCTGGACCCATTCGCTGAAGCAACAACCGTTATCGTTCGTTGTGACATCGTTGAGCCAGCTACCGGTCAGGGTTATGAGCGTGATCCACGTTCTGTTGCCAAGCGTGCTGAAGAGTACCTGAAGTCTACTGGCATTGCTGATACTGCTATGTTCGGTCCTGAGCCTGAGTTCTTCGTATTTGACGAAGTTCAGTGGCACGCTGATATCAGTGGTTGTGGTTACACCATCGCCTCTGAAGAAGCTTCCTGGGCTTCCAGCCACAAAATTGAAGGCGGTAACACTGGTCACCGTCCACGCGTGAAAGGCGGTTACTTCCCTGTACCACCAATCGATTCCCTGCACGACCTGCGTGGCGCAATGTGTGACGCAATGGAAGCAATGGATCTGGTTGTAGAAGTACACCACCACGAAGTAGCCACTGCAGGTCAGTGTGAAATCGGTGTTGGTCCTAACACCCTGACTGCAAAAGCAGACGAAGTTCAGGTTCTGAAATACTGCGTACACAACGTTGCTCACGCTTACGGCAAAACCGCTACTTTCATGCCTAAGCCGCTGGTAGGTGATAACGGTTCCGGTATGCACGTTCACATGTCTCTGTCTAAAGACGGCGTTAACCTGTTCTCCGGCGATGCTTACGCAGGCATGTCTGAAACGGCTCTGTACTACATCGGTGGTATCATCAAGCACGCTAAAGCTCTGAACGCGCTGACTAACTCTTCTACTAACGCTTACAAGCGTCTGGTACCAGGCTTCGAAGCACCGGTAATGCTGGCTTACTCTGCACGTAACCGTTCTGCGTCTATCCGTATTCCTTACGTGACTAACCCGAAAGCACGCCGTGTAGAAACCCGTTTCCCTGATCCATCTGCTAACCCATACCTGTGCTTCGCTGCACTGATGATGGCAGGTCTGGACGGTATCCAGAACAAGATCCACCCTGGCGATGCGGCTGACAAAGATCTGTACGATCTGCCTGCTGAAGAAGCGGCTGAGATCCCAACAGTTGCCGGTTCACTGGAAGAAGCACTGGATGCTCTGGAAGCTGACCGTGACTTCCTGACTAAAGGTGGCGTATTCACTGACGACATGCTGGAT